A part of Nocardioides sp. WS12 genomic DNA contains:
- a CDS encoding globin domain-containing protein, producing the protein MLSTKSAQVVKATLPVIGAAIGDITPVFYQRMFAAHPELERDLFNRGNQAQGDQQSALAGAIAAYATLLVADDGRDPLDVLGRIAHKHASLGITEDQYPIVHEHLFAAIVEVLGDAVTPEVASAWDEVYWHMAGALVTIEKRLYAETGVADGAVWRTLVLRSRLQESPDTVSFVLGTADGSALPESRPGQYVSVQVALPDGARQIRQYSLTHAPEVSEWRISVKALPARPGDDATTLPAGEVSNFLHRELFEGDEISVSAPFGDLVLQDSEDPLVLISAGIGITPIIGILHYLAGTGSKRRVLVLHADRSPARHAHRQELKELVAALPSATLHRWYEDLGVRPPRDVLSAGRVDLGLVEIPADAQVYLCGPLPFMESVRRTLIERHIAEADIHYEVFGPDKWLASA; encoded by the coding sequence ATGCTGTCCACCAAGTCCGCCCAGGTCGTCAAGGCCACACTGCCTGTCATCGGTGCCGCCATCGGCGACATCACGCCGGTCTTCTACCAGCGAATGTTCGCCGCCCATCCTGAGCTCGAGCGCGACCTGTTCAATCGGGGCAACCAGGCCCAGGGTGATCAACAGAGCGCGCTCGCGGGTGCGATTGCCGCCTACGCGACTCTCCTGGTGGCCGATGACGGACGCGACCCGCTCGACGTGCTGGGGCGTATCGCGCACAAACACGCCTCCCTCGGCATCACCGAGGACCAGTACCCGATCGTCCATGAACACCTCTTCGCCGCCATCGTGGAGGTACTCGGCGACGCCGTCACCCCTGAGGTCGCCTCCGCCTGGGACGAGGTCTACTGGCACATGGCCGGCGCTCTGGTCACGATCGAGAAGCGGTTGTACGCCGAGACGGGCGTGGCAGACGGTGCTGTCTGGCGCACGTTGGTTCTACGGAGTCGTCTTCAGGAGTCACCCGACACCGTGTCCTTCGTCCTCGGCACGGCTGATGGCAGCGCGCTGCCGGAGTCCCGTCCGGGCCAGTACGTCTCGGTGCAGGTGGCCCTGCCCGACGGCGCCCGCCAGATCCGGCAGTACAGCCTCACCCACGCTCCGGAGGTGAGCGAATGGCGGATCTCGGTCAAGGCACTCCCCGCGCGGCCCGGTGACGATGCAACCACCCTGCCGGCTGGTGAGGTGTCCAACTTTCTGCACCGGGAGCTCTTCGAGGGCGACGAGATCTCGGTGTCGGCGCCCTTCGGTGACCTGGTCCTGCAGGACTCCGAGGATCCGTTGGTGCTGATCTCCGCCGGCATCGGTATCACTCCGATCATCGGGATCCTGCACTACCTGGCCGGCACCGGTTCGAAGCGCCGGGTGCTGGTCCTGCATGCCGACCGTTCGCCGGCCCGGCACGCGCACCGCCAGGAGTTGAAGGAACTCGTGGCTGCGTTGCCGTCCGCCACACTGCACCGCTGGTACGAGGACCTCGGCGTACGGCCGCCCCGAGACGTCCTCAGCGCCGGTCGGGTCGACCTCGGACTGGTGGAGATTCCGGCAGACGCGCAGGTGTACCTGTGCGGTCCACTGCCCTTCATGGAGTCCGTACGCCGCACTCTGATCGAGCGGCACATTGCCGAAGCCGACATCCACTACGAGGTCTTCGGACCGGACAAGTGGCTGGCCTCGGCCTGA
- a CDS encoding LysR family transcriptional regulator ArgP, protein MRYDAAQLETLRLIADEGSFEAAARKLHLTPSAVSQRVRALEVSAGQVLVRRTSPAEVTAAGEPLLRLARQVHVLAAEAESLLSDDGVVELTVAINADSLATWFRPVLGQVARRPGTVLRLQVEDEAHSHALLRRGEVLAAITSEPTPVQGCSVEHLGNLRYLPAAAPELLERHRKGRGVDWSAMPMVVFNEKDQLQDVVLATHGAQRPAVVHRVPTSADFLAAISGGLGWGMVPVPQFVSDDLVRLPGAKPLSVPLYWQRWRLESPGLELLTRDVKAAGRNMHAAQ, encoded by the coding sequence ATGAGGTACGACGCTGCCCAACTGGAGACGTTGCGACTGATCGCGGACGAAGGATCCTTTGAGGCCGCAGCGCGCAAGCTTCATCTCACTCCCAGCGCGGTCAGCCAGCGCGTGCGTGCCCTCGAGGTGTCCGCCGGGCAAGTGCTCGTTCGGCGTACGTCGCCAGCCGAGGTCACCGCGGCAGGCGAGCCGCTCCTTCGGTTGGCCCGTCAGGTTCACGTTCTCGCGGCCGAGGCGGAATCCCTGCTGTCGGATGATGGAGTCGTCGAGCTCACCGTCGCGATCAATGCGGACTCGCTGGCCACGTGGTTCCGCCCGGTCCTCGGGCAGGTTGCCCGGCGGCCCGGGACTGTTCTGCGCCTCCAGGTGGAGGACGAGGCCCACTCGCACGCGCTGCTCCGCCGAGGCGAGGTCCTCGCGGCGATCACCAGCGAGCCCACACCCGTTCAGGGATGTTCGGTCGAGCATCTCGGGAACCTTCGTTACCTACCGGCCGCTGCTCCTGAGCTCCTGGAGCGTCACCGTAAGGGTCGCGGCGTCGACTGGAGTGCGATGCCGATGGTGGTGTTCAACGAGAAGGACCAGCTCCAGGACGTGGTCCTTGCCACCCACGGCGCCCAGCGCCCCGCTGTTGTGCACCGAGTGCCCACGTCGGCCGACTTTCTCGCTGCCATCTCAGGGGGCTTGGGGTGGGGGATGGTCCCCGTCCCGCAGTTCGTCTCCGATGACCTTGTCCGCCTACCTGGGGCGAAGCCGCTCAGCGTGCCGCTCTACTGGCAACGGTGGCGGCTCGAGAGCCCCGGCCTTGAACTACTCACCCGCGATGTGAAAGCCGCTGGACGCAACATGCACGCGGCGCAGTGA
- a CDS encoding VOC family protein encodes MADPVGAIIGDYRGFAAKQERGLLDRGIDISSCALSHLAVRVAEWDDYLRVRGQLENLAVMNSENVWNGRPISLMVLAEPLEVLDGKEVSLIELIPPVHQRVYKMGLEHLGVVVGDSFDEFIAVNKPVLTGQQFQGPSSNPDPVYILFEDFTHVKFYRHSLRASVEQDAGPFKPGFRHVEDWVPQRLVTATGPNPLPR; translated from the coding sequence ATGGCCGATCCAGTGGGCGCGATCATCGGAGATTACCGAGGGTTCGCAGCCAAGCAGGAGCGAGGTTTGCTCGACCGGGGCATCGACATCAGTTCTTGTGCTCTCAGCCACCTCGCCGTCCGCGTGGCCGAGTGGGACGACTACCTCCGAGTGCGTGGCCAGCTCGAGAACCTTGCGGTCATGAACAGCGAGAACGTCTGGAACGGCCGGCCGATCTCCTTGATGGTTCTCGCCGAGCCACTCGAGGTTCTCGATGGCAAGGAGGTCTCGCTCATCGAGCTCATCCCTCCGGTGCACCAGCGGGTGTACAAGATGGGCTTGGAACACCTCGGGGTCGTGGTCGGAGATTCCTTCGACGAGTTCATCGCGGTCAACAAGCCGGTGCTGACCGGGCAGCAGTTCCAAGGCCCCAGCAGCAACCCTGACCCCGTCTACATCCTGTTCGAGGACTTCACCCACGTGAAGTTCTACCGGCACTCACTGCGAGCATCGGTCGAGCAGGACGCCGGACCGTTCAAGCCAGGCTTTCGTCATGTCGAGGACTGGGTTCCTCAGCGACTGGTGACAGCGACCGGACCGAACCCCCTGCCGCGCTGA
- a CDS encoding LysE/ArgO family amino acid transporter yields MLSTAAAGFFTGGSLIVAIGAQNAYVLRQGVIRHHIGAVVAVCAASDAVLILAGVGGIGSVVDHASWVIDVVRWAGVAFLLWYAASSLRRAFRTESLGDPGASAVAEPRGRVIGRAVALTWLNPHVYLDTVLLIGAIAATHNDDATSVMGGQWWFGVGAIVASIIWFAALGFGARTLAPLLARPAAWKVLEFLIAATMILVALKLAFE; encoded by the coding sequence GTGCTCTCCACTGCTGCTGCCGGGTTCTTCACAGGCGGCTCCCTGATCGTGGCGATCGGCGCCCAGAACGCCTACGTCCTCCGCCAAGGCGTGATCCGCCACCACATCGGCGCGGTCGTCGCTGTCTGCGCCGCTTCTGACGCCGTCCTCATCCTCGCCGGCGTGGGCGGCATCGGTTCGGTGGTCGACCACGCCAGCTGGGTCATCGACGTCGTCCGCTGGGCAGGCGTGGCCTTCCTGCTCTGGTACGCCGCCAGTTCGCTCCGCCGCGCATTCCGGACCGAGTCGCTCGGCGACCCGGGAGCGTCAGCGGTGGCCGAGCCTCGAGGAAGGGTCATCGGCCGCGCAGTCGCCCTCACCTGGCTCAACCCCCACGTCTACCTCGACACCGTTCTGCTCATCGGCGCCATCGCAGCAACCCACAACGACGACGCCACCAGCGTCATGGGCGGTCAATGGTGGTTTGGCGTCGGAGCGATCGTCGCCAGCATCATCTGGTTCGCCGCTCTCGGCTTCGGCGCACGGACCCTCGCACCACTGCTTGCCCGACCTGCCGCATGGAAGGTCCTCGAGTTTCTCATCGCCGCCACGATGATCCTCGTGGCACTCAAACTCGCCTTCGAGTGA
- a CDS encoding PIG-L family deacetylase — MPRNRTLVCVVAHPDDDAHAIAGTIALHADEPDFRFVLVHATRGELGDIREGFAATRETLASVRQAEDEAAWAALGRVPDRHEWLGLPDGGVSSVPLDDVVAALEQVLLEEQPSVVVTFGPDGISGHPDHVTIGAATDAAFFRVQARGKFGLRRLAHTAVPQSVVDRWNERRRELGLFAFDPTEVYHLRGVPDERIGITIDCRTVADRIGAGLREHRSQHHVMSDDPDNPEQWNKRIKYEWHVIAWPPPEAETPALTDLFDGLS; from the coding sequence GTGCCTCGCAACCGAACCCTCGTGTGTGTAGTCGCGCACCCGGACGACGACGCACACGCCATCGCCGGAACCATCGCTCTCCATGCAGACGAGCCAGACTTCCGCTTCGTCCTGGTCCACGCGACACGTGGCGAGTTGGGCGACATCCGGGAGGGTTTTGCAGCTACGCGCGAAACGCTGGCCTCGGTGCGCCAAGCCGAGGATGAGGCGGCATGGGCTGCTCTCGGCCGGGTCCCGGACCGGCACGAGTGGCTGGGCCTGCCGGACGGCGGGGTGTCTTCGGTCCCGTTGGACGATGTCGTGGCGGCGCTCGAGCAGGTCCTTCTCGAAGAGCAGCCGTCTGTCGTTGTCACGTTCGGACCCGACGGAATATCGGGTCACCCCGATCACGTGACGATCGGCGCCGCGACTGACGCGGCGTTCTTCCGGGTGCAAGCCCGGGGGAAGTTCGGGCTCCGACGGTTGGCGCACACGGCGGTCCCGCAGTCTGTCGTCGACCGCTGGAACGAGCGGCGCCGCGAACTCGGGCTCTTCGCGTTCGATCCGACCGAGGTCTACCACCTGCGCGGCGTCCCCGACGAGCGCATCGGGATCACCATCGACTGCCGTACCGTCGCGGATCGCATCGGCGCCGGATTGCGTGAGCACCGGAGCCAGCACCACGTCATGTCCGATGACCCAGACAATCCGGAGCAGTGGAACAAGCGGATCAAGTACGAATGGCATGTCATCGCCTGGCCGCCCCCCGAGGCCGAAACGCCGGCGCTGACAGACCTCTTCGACGGCCTCTCCTGA
- a CDS encoding Rieske 2Fe-2S domain-containing protein — protein MSGRIRVGSVADFADGKLHAVDAAGTSIVVGLAGDSLCAARNRCPHLGLSLTKGPGGLRYADGQVVCPWHNSAFDLASGDNLDWAPGFAGKDMPRWSRKLIALGKKPSPLTTYDVIVEGDDVYVEL, from the coding sequence ATGTCAGGTCGAATCAGGGTCGGAAGCGTCGCGGACTTCGCCGACGGGAAACTGCACGCCGTGGATGCTGCAGGCACGTCCATCGTCGTTGGTCTCGCCGGGGACTCGTTGTGCGCAGCGCGCAACCGCTGTCCGCACCTGGGCCTCTCCCTCACCAAGGGGCCAGGAGGCCTGAGGTACGCCGACGGCCAGGTCGTCTGCCCATGGCACAACTCCGCGTTCGACCTCGCGTCAGGGGACAACCTCGACTGGGCGCCCGGCTTTGCTGGTAAGGACATGCCCCGCTGGTCACGCAAGTTGATCGCACTGGGCAAGAAGCCATCTCCGCTCACGACCTACGACGTCATCGTCGAGGGGGACGACGTCTACGTCGAGCTCTGA